CTTTGGCTAAATCTTTTTCGTTATTAATTCTTACCTCGGTAATTTTCTTACTTTTGGTATTTTCTGTTAAAATCAATTATGGTAATATTATCATCTACTTTTTATTGCTTGGTTTTTTTATGACCTTTACTAGATTTCTATTTTTTTTATATAGAAAAAAAAATAGAGTAAAATTAGGCAGAAAACTTTATTCTTTTAATACCGTATTAGTTGGTGAGAATAAATTATCTGCTACATTATTATCAAATAATGATTTGAGAAGAGCTCTTGGAATAAGAGGAACTTATACAATTGTAAGTACAGAAACAAAAAATAAGTATCTTGGTAGAATTGATAAACTGTTTCATGATTTAGAAACAATCAAAATAAATAGTATCATTTTCTGTGATAATGATGTAGATGTTGAGCTTTATAAACAAATTGTTGAAATTGCTGAACATAAAATGATAAGAATCTATATGGTACCCGATTTCAAATATGCCAACTTAGGACCTAATTATTTTGATGTAATCCACGAAATTCCATTTCTTAAACTTATAAGAGAACCCCTTTCAAATCCTAAGAAGCAGTTGTTAAAAAGAACATTCGATATCGTTTTTTCCTTTTTTGTAATGGTATTTTTATTATCGTGGCTCATACCAATTGTCGCTTTAATTGTAAAAATAGAAAGTAACGAATCTGTTTTTTTTCTACAAAAAAGATCTGGGCTTAATAATGAACCATTCAATTGTATTAAGTTCAGAAGTATGAAAAGCAATACAAATGCTGATATTCAGACTGCAAGAAAGAATGATGCAAGAATAACCAAGTTTGGAGCTTTTATCCGGAAAACAAGTATTGATGAATTGCCTCAGTTTATTAATGTTTTTCTTGGTGAAATGTCGGTTGTAGGTCCTAGACCTCATATGCTTTCTCAAACAGAAATGTATTCAAAAATTACAAAAAAATATATGACCAGACACATTGTAAAACCCGGTATTACAGGTTGGGCGCAAGTGATGGGAGCGAGAGGCGAAATATTTTCTCATGGAGATATGGAACGAAGAATAGAAAAGGATGTTTGGTATATTCAGAACTGGTCTTTCTTTTTAGACATGAAAATTATATTTTTAACCTTATATAATATCGTCAAAGGTGACGAACAGGCATATTAATGTAATCTAAAACAATGTTGTTTATAATCAATATAAATAGAGAGCCGAATCATCGGTTCTTTTTTTTATTCTTAAATTTGCACCCACAAAAATTACTGATTACTAATTACTTATTATTCAATATAAAATGCGCACAAAATCTGTAGGTAAGAAAAAGATAAATATCGTCACGTTGGGATGCTCCAAAAACGTGTACGATTCTGAAGTGTTGATGAGCCAGCTGAAAGCCAACGGAAAAGAAGTTGTGCACGAAGATAGAGGAGATATCGTGGTGATCAATACCTGCGGTTTTATCGATAATGCAAAAGAAGAATCGATCAACACGATTCTAGACTTCGTTGAGGCGAAAAACAGGGGAGAAGTTGAGAAGGTTTTCGTTACAGGATGTCTTTCAGAAAGATATAAACCAGATTTGATAAAAGAAATTCCTGATGTTGACCAATATTTCGGGACAAGAGATCTTCCGATTTTGTTGAAACATTTAGGAGCAGACTATAAACATGAATTGATAGGTGAAAGATTAATAACTACACCAAAACATTACGCATACCTTAAAATCTCTGAAGGTTGCGACAGACCTTGTTCGTTCTGTGCGATTCCTTTGATGAGAGGTGGCCACGTTTCTACGCCGATTGAGAAATTGGTAAAAGAAGCTCAGAAATTAGCGAAAGTAGGTGTAAAGGAATTAATTTTGATTGCTCAGGATTTAACTTATTACGGTTTAGATATTTATAAAAAGAGAGCTTTAGGCGAGCTATTAAAAGAATTGGTAAAAGTAGAAGGAATCGAATGGATTCGTCTTCATTATGCTTTTCCAAGCGGTTTCCCGGAAGATGTTTTAGATATTATCCGTGAAGAGCCGAAAGTTTGTAATTATATAGATATTCCGCTTCAGCACATCAATTCAGATTTGTTGAAATCGATGAAGCGTGGTACAACACACGAAAAAACAAATGCTTTATTAGATAAATTCAGAGAGAAAGTTCCGGATATGGCAATCAGAACGACTCTAATTGTAGGCTATCCTGGTGAAACGGAAGAAAGATTCCATGAATTGAAAGAATGGGTAAGAGAGCAGAAATTCGACAGATTAGGATGCTTCACTTATTCGCATGAAGAAAATACAGGAGCTTACGTTTTGGAAGATGATATTCCACAGGAAGTAAAAGAGGCTAGAGTAGAAGAGATTATGGAATTGCAGTCGCAAATTTCTTGGGATAAAAATCAGAAGAGAATCGGGGAGGTTTATAAATGTATCTTCGACAGAAAAGAAGGAAATTATTTCGTTGGTCGTACAGAATACGATTCTCCGGATGTAGATAATACCGTTTTGGTTTCCGCAGAAGACACTTACATTTCTATCGGTGACTTTGCCAATGTGAAAATTACTTCAGCAGAAGAATTTGATTTGTACGGAGAACTTGTTTAAGTTTAAAGATAAAAAAGTAAAAACCAATGATTTTTTCATTGGTTTTTTATTTTCGTTAAAATTAAAGTTTTGTTTTTAGTTAAATTTTTGAAAAAGATACTGTCCAAATTCTTTTCCTGCAGAAAATATTCCTATTAAAAGCACCGCCAAAACTAGAATAAGCAGGATTTTGTTGTTTTTTAATTTTTCCATAGCATTTTATGATTTACAAATAAGTAGAATGTTTTTTTAATTAGTTACAACGATTTTTATAAGTTTTAAAATTTATTTAAATTATTGATTTTCAATTATTTAAATATTTATAAAATACCGAATTATGTATCGATTAGTTAATTATATTAACATTTGAGTCTTTTTTTTAACGTTTTTTAACACTAGGCTTTAAAATCCCTATTTATAGGCACTTACAAGATTAATTAAGTTTTATTTAAGTTTTACTTAACGTTTGTTAACATTTAAAATAGGCAGGTAAAAAGTTTAAGTATAGTTTTGCCTCGTCAAACAAGTAAAAGTTCAAAATGATGAAAAGATTCATTCTCGTAATCATAATGATGATTTCAACACTAGGTATTTATTCATTTACGAATAATGCTGTAGATGCGAAGAAAACAAGTTATGCATCGTACTACCACGATAAATTTAACGGTAGAAAAACTGCAAGCGGTGAGATTTTTGATAATTCAAAACTTACTGCAGCACACAGAACGCTTCCTTTTGGTACTGAAATAAGGGTAACCAATCTGAATAATGGAAAAGAGGTAATTGTAACGGTTAATGATAGAGGACCTTTCCATTCATCAAGAGCTTTAGATATGTCTAAAGCCGCGTTCGATGAAATCGGAAATACCGATCGCGGTACCATTCCGGTGGAATTTGAAATTGTCGATTAATTTATGATTTAAATTAGAAAGCCAGCTAAATTTTAGCTGGCTTTTATGTTTTCTGACATTTGCTCATTAACACCAGTTATGCAGAGAATTTCCATTTTAATAAACCATTCTATAGAGAGTAATGTTGATATCTGCAATTTGAGCTCCAGATGAGTTCAGTATTTTAGATGATCCTAAAATAGGAATGGTTTAATATAGGTCAATTCAATCTGGGAAATTATTTTAAGTACAAACAATTTCTTTTTTATCTTAAAACTTCTTTTTTCAATTTGATGGATTTACCTTACATCTATTGACAGAATTTCAATGGATATTGTATAAAAATTAAAGAATCAAATTCATATAAGAAAATAAAATATGGATTAATCGAGTTGTTTTTCAAACTGTATTGTTTGATTAAAATACTGTTTAATAGTGTATTATATTTCTTTTTGAATTAGTATTATGTAATGATTAGTTAATTAAATTATTGTTTACATGTTTTTTTTTAACGTTTTTTAACGCCCTGCTTCAATTCCACTATTAATAGGAAATTACAAACTTTTTTAAGTTTTAATTAAGTTTTATTTAATACTTGTTAACCATTAAAATAGAGAGGTATAATGTTTAGATATACTTTTGCCCCGTCAAACAAGTAAAAGTTCAACATGATGAAAAGATTCATTCTCGTAATCATAATGATGATTTCAACATTAGGCATTTATTCATTTACGAATAATGCTGTAGATGCGAAGAAAACAAGTTATGCATCGTACTACCACGATAAATTTAACGGTAGAAAAACTGCAAGCGGTGAGATTTTTGATAATTCAAAACTTACTGCAGCGCACAGAACGCTTCCTTTTGGTACCGTAGTTAGGATTACCAATTTGAACAATGGTAAAGAAGTAATTGTATCGATTAATGATAGAGGTCCTTTCCATTCAGCAAGAGCATTAGATATGTCTAAAGCTGCGTTCGATGAAATCGGAAATACCGACCGCGGTGTTATTCTGGTGGAATATGAAATTGTCGATTAATTTATGATTTAAATTAGAAAGCCAGCTAAATTTTAGCTGGCTTTTATGTTTTTAGAGATTAAACTCGATTAAGGCAGGGCAATGATCAGAATGTACCGCTTCTTTTAAGATAACTGCTCTGCTGAGTTTATCTTTTAAAGAATAAGAAGCAAAGTTGTAATCTAATCTCCAACCTTTGTTATTCGCTCTTGCGTTTTGTCTGTAACTCCACCAGGTGTAATTGTCGGGTTCGTTATTAAAAAATCTGAAACTGTCTATCAATTCGCATTCTTCTATGAAATTGGTCATCCATTCTCTTTCCATTGGCAAAAAGCCGGAAGTGTTTTTTAAACCAACAGGATTATGAATGTCAATCGCCTGATGACAAATATTAAAATCTCCGGAAATAATCAAATTCGGAATTTCTTTCTTTAAATTTTTAATATACTCTAAAAAGTCATGGCAAAACTGCATTTTAAATTCCAGTCTTTCAATATTTGAAGCAGAAGGAACGTAGACAGAAATTACAGAAAACCCGTCAAAATCTGCACGGATGATTCTTCCTTCATTATCATAGCTTTCAATTCCGCACCCATATTCTACATGATTGGGTTTTGTTTTAGATGCAATTCCAACTCCGCTGTAGCCTTTTCTCTGTGCAGAATGCCAATAACTGTGATATCCTGCTTTTTCAAGACTTTCGATGTCGATCTGATCATTCCCAGCTTTACTTTCCTGAATGCAGATAATATCCGGATCGGCAGTTTTCAGCCATCCTAAAAAATCTTTGGTAAAAGCGGCTCTGATGCCGTTGACGTTGTAGGTAATTAATCTCATAAAATAAATATACAAGCAAAGTTATAAAAACAAATGCCGGTTTTTGTACCGACATTCATTAACTTGTTTATTTTTCGCTTTTAAAAATTAACTTTCCGTCTTTGTGAAGTTCGTTTTCATTTCCTTTGCCTCGTAATTCGTAATGGTCATTTTTATACCAAATTCCAGATGCTGGTTTTTGACCTTCAAGCTCTATCGTTTCACCATTGAATACTAAAGTAGCTGTGTTTTTTGTATTATTAAATGTCACGTCTAATTTTTTTCCGTCTTTATCGGACAAGGTAGTTTTGATAATTTCAGAATTAGATTCTGGTTTATTGCTTACCAAAGAATCACTTGCAGGTTGGTTGGTAGAATCTGTCGGAGAACTCACGATAGAATCTGAGCCCAAAGATGATTCTGTTGTTTTGTTTTCTTTTTTGCAAGCTGCTAAAGTTAATACTGCAACAAAAGAAGCTGCCAAAATGTTTTTAGTCATAATTATTATATTTCTTAAGGGTAACAATGTATCTCAAATTACATACCAAAATTCGGGCAGAAAAAATCTTAGATTTTTTCTGCCCGAACTAAAGCTTTTAAATTAAATGTCAGATAAAAGCAATTAAAAGCCAATAGCTAACTATTATTTCGGTTCCAGAATACTGATCGGGATAATGCATTCTTCTAAAGAAATTCCACCGTGCTGATAAGTTTCCTTATAATAGTTTACAAAGTGATTGTAGTTTTTAGGATAGGCTAAAAATGTATTGTTTTTGGCAAAAATATATTTTGAGCTCAGATTTCCTTTCGGTAAAAACAGTTTTTCAGGATTGCTTACTGCCCAAACATCTTTATCATCATAGGTTAAGCTTTTTCCTGTTTTATAACGGATGTTGGTTGAGGTTTCTCTGTCTCCAACAACTCTGCTTGGTTTTTTCACGTAAACCGTTCCGTGATCGGTCGTAATAACCAGTTTAAACCCGCTTTCTGCGGCAAGCTTTATAATTTTTATTAAAGATGAGTTCTCAAACCAATTCGATGTTAAAGATCTGAAAGTTTTATCATCTCTAATTAGCTGATCAACAATGTGATTGTCGGTTTTTGCGTGTGATAGAATATCGATAAAGTTGTAAACAATCACCAAAAGATCATTGTTTTTGTGCTGATTAAAATCATCATAGATTTTTCTTTCAAAATCGGCATTCAAAACTTTTAAATATTTCATTGATTTAGAACTCAAACCAACTCTTTTCATCTGATCTTCTAAGAAATCGCGTTCAAACTCATTCTTGTTTCCTTCTTCATTGTCGTTAAACCATTTTTCAGGGAAACGTTTTTCAATTTCTGAAGGCAAAAGTCCTGCGAAAAAAGAATTTCTTGCATATTGTGTGGCAGTTGGAAGAATACTGTAATAATAATCTTCAGAAACTTTATTGTAATATTTGGTGAAAAGAGGCTCTATTACTTTCCATTGGTCATATCTCAAATTATCAACCATCAAAAGAAGAACCTTTTCTTTTTCAACTTCAGGTTTTACTTTATCTTTAAATAAAGTGTGGCTCATCATTGGTTTATCTAAACCATTCAACCAGTCTTCGTAATTGTTTTCGATAAATTTTGCAAACTGAATATTCGCTTCCTCTTTCTGTGACTGTAGAAGATCTGCAAACTCGTTATCGGTTACTTTATCAAATTTAAGCTCCCAATTCACGATTTTTTTATAGTATTCTGCCCAATCCTGATACGTTCTCAGGTAAGAAAGTTCCATCGAAAGGTTTCTGAATTCCTGCTGATATTGAAGAATTGTTTTCTGCTCTACCAAATTTTCTTCCTGAAGATTCTTTTTTAATGAAAGTAAAATCTGGTTTGGGTTTACAGGCTTTAAAATATAATCTGCAATCTGCGAACCGATTGCTTCTTCCATGATGTGCTCTTCTTCGCTTTTGGTTACCATTACGATTTTCAAAGCATTGTCTTTTTCTTTAATCATCGGAATTGCTTCCAAACCGGAAATTCCCGGCATATTTTCGTCGATTAACGTTAAATCAAATTTTTCAGAATCAATAAGTTCTAAAGCCTCATTCACATTGTTCACCGGAGTTACAACGTAACCTTTCTTTTCAAGAAAAACGATATGGGGTTTTAGTAAATCTATTTCATCATCAATCCATAATATTTTGTTTGACATATAAGTTTATTTTTTATGCGGAATATAGTATCAAAACTGCGACCAAAACTTTATAAAACCTCACAAAATAAGAGGCTTAAAAGTTAAATCTTAGTTAAAGATTTTTATCTCAAATTATTGCATGAAGATAAGATAAATACTGCGATTTGTAAACAAATTTTAATGTTTATATTCTAAAATAATAATCGGCTGTTTTCTTTGAATTGACTTTAAAAACCTAATTTTGCAATAGTCTCAGAATATTTCCATGCAGAACAAGCTTAAAATCATCAACGATCCGGTACACGGTTTCATCAAAATTCCTCACGAAATCTTATTTGATGTTATCGAACATCCTTATTTTCAAAGATTAAGAAGAATTTCGCAGACCGGGCTTTTAAATTTAATTTTTCCGGGAGCAACGCATACAAGATTTCATCATGCAATTGGCGCGATGCATTTAATGTTTACCGCTTTGGAAACCTTAAAGCAAAAAGGAGTTGCCATTTCTGTGGAAGAAGAAAAAGGAGCGATGTTGGCAATTCTGATGCACGATATTGGTCACGGTCCGTTTTCTCATGCTCTGGAAAGTATGCTGATGGATGATTGGCATCACGAAAATCTTTCATTATTATTAATGAACAGGCTGAATGAAGAATTTGATGGACAGTTATCGACGGCAATAGAAATGTTTCAAGGAAAATACCACAGGAAATTTTTTAATCAGCTGATCAGTTCGCAATTGGATGTCGATCGTTTAGATTATTTAAACAGAGATAGTTTTTTCACAGGAGTTTCAGAAGGAAATATCAATACACAAAGGATTATTTCAATGATGAATGTCTGCGAAGAAGAATTGGTAATTGATGCAAAAGGTGTTTATTCTATCGAAAATTTTTTGACGGCAAGAATGTTTATGTATTGGCAGGTTTATTACCATAAAACTTCAGCGTTGGCAGAATTTATTTTGGTGAAAATTCTTGAAAGAGCAAAATATCTGGTTTCGGAAGGAATCGACTTACCGGCAACTGAAAATTTGAAATATTTTTTAAACAGAGGAAAAAGTGCAGCAACCGATGAAGATGTTGAGCGTTTTACACAACTTGACGATAATGATATTGTTCAGGCGATGAAACTATGGCAAAAATCAGAAGATTTTGTTTTGGCTTATTGGTGTAAATGTGTGATTCAGCGTAATTTTCCAAAAACAATTATCTCTTCGCATCCTTTTGATGAGAAATTTATTGAAGAAAAAATAAATAACACAAACGAATTTTTTGGAATCGATAACGGGGGTGAATTAGTTCACCAAATTACAAGAAGTTTACTTCCTTATGATACAGAAAAACAACCTATTTATCTTCTTCAGAAAAGCGGAAAGGTTTTGAAATTAGATGAGTCAGAAGATCAGCTTTTGTCTGGTCTCATCGTACATAAGACGAAAAGATACATCCTTGCATTTCCAAGAATGTGATGCTTAATTTTCTTAAATATTATTAAAATCGATATTCCATAAACTAAAAAATGTTTGCGAATAAGAGAATTTCTTATCTTTGCAGAATATGGAATTTACAGCTTCGCAAATTGCAAGTTTTATTGACGGAAAAATCATAGGTGACGAAAACGCACTTATTACCGGAGTTTCCCCTATTGAGAGTGGAGAATCCGGCCATCTTTCTTTTGTTGCACAAGATCGTTTTGCGCATCACTTAGAGACTTCGCAATGTTCGGTACTTATTGTTACCGAGACCCTTATCAATAAAGATCAATATAATCCTACCATTATAGCTGTAAAAGATGCTTATCTTTCTTTTCAGATTTTAATGAATCTGTATCAGGAAATGCAGGGCAGAAAAGAAGGTGTTGAAGATGGTTCTTCCATTCACGACACGGCTGTTATAGGAGATAGAGTTTATATTGGTACATTTACCTATGTTTCAGAAAAGGCTAAAATTGGTGAAGGTACACAGATTTTTCCTCAAGTCTACATTGGTAAAGGAGTGAAGATTGGTAAAAACTGTAAAATAGACAGTGGTGCAAGAATCTATGATTACTGCATTATTGGTGATAATTGTGTGATACATTCCAATACCGTTATCGGTGGTGACGGATTTGGTTTTCAACCCACTCCGGAAGGTTTCCAAAAAATTCCTCAGTTAGGAAATGTTATTATTGAAGATAACGTGGAAATCGGTTCTAACTGTAGTATCGACAGAGCTACAATTGGCTCTACAACCATTGGGAAAGGCACAAAAATCGATAACTTGATTCAGATTGCACACAACGTAAAAATCGGTGCAAACAATGTAATTGCTGCGCAAGCGGGAATTGCAGGTTCTACTACGATTGGAGATTGGAACCAAATTGGCGGTCAGGTTGGAATTGTAGGTCATATAAAAATAGGAAATCAGGTGAAAATTCAGGCGCAAAGTGGAGTGAACTCCAGCGTTAATGATAAAGATACCGTTTATGGTTCTCCAGCGATCAGCTATAATGACTATCTTAGAAGCTACGTGCATTTCAGGAACCTTCCTGAACTTGCGAAAAGAATAAATAATCTTGAGAATAACTCAAAAGATCATACTAATGAGTGATATGCAAAAAACCCTTCAGGAAGAGGTAACTCTTTCTGGAATCGGTCTTCATACTGGTAAAGAAGTAAAATTGACCATTAAACCTGCAAAAGAAAATACAGGTTTTGTTTTCGTACGAACAGATCTTGAAGGAAGACCTCATGTAGAAGCAGACGTAAATTACGTGGTGGCTACAGAAAGAGGAACTACTTTGGAAAAACTTGGCGTTAAAATCAATACCTGCGAACATCTTTTAGCTGCTTTGGTTGGTTGTGATATCGACAATGCTGTTATGGAAATGGATGCTTCAGAACCTCCAATTTTAGATGGTTCTTCGAAGTTTTTTGTTGAAGCAATCGAAAGTGTAGGTATTGTAGAGCAGGCTGTTGCAAGAGAATATCTTGTTGTAAAAGAGGTATTGAGCTACAGCGACCCGGCAACAGGTTCAGAAATTACAATTATCCCTTCAGATCATTACGAAGTGACTACTATGGTAGATTTTGGGACCAAAGTTTTAGGAACTCAGAATGCTACTCTTAAAAATATTTCAGAATTTAAAGAAGAAATTTCTTCTGCAAGAACATTCAGCTTTTTGCATGAATTAGAAATGCTTCTTGATCACGGTTTAATCAAAGGCGGAGATATTTCTAACGCTATTGTTTACGTTGACAAAGATCTTACTGTAGAAACTACAGAAAAACTAAAAAAAGCTTTTGGTAAAGATCACGTATCGATTAGACCCAATGGTATTTTAGATAATTTAACTTTAAACTATCCAAACGAAGCTGCAAGACACAAATTATTAGACGTAATAGGTGATTTAGCTTTAACCGGTGTTAAAATTAAAGGAAAAGTTATTGCCAATAAACCTGGACATTTTGTAAATACTCAGTTTGCTAAAAAGCTAAACCGTCAGTGGAAGTTACAGAAAAAGAAAAACGTTCCTGAGTTTGATTTAACAAAAGAGCCTGTTTTCGACATCAACGGAATTATGAAGTTGATGCCTCACAGACCTCCTTTCTTATTGATTGATAAGATTCTTGAACTATCTGATTCTCATGTGGTTGGTTTGAAAAATGTTACAATGAATGAACCTTTCTTCGTTGGACATTTTCCTAAAGAACCAGTGATGCCTGGAGTTTTACAAGTAGAAGCTTTGGCACAAACCGGAGGTATCTTGGTTTTGGCGAGCGTTCCAGATCCTGAAAATTATTCAACTTATTTCATTAAAATTGATAAAGTGAAATTTAAGAGAAAAGTTGTACCAGGTGATACAATGATTTTCAAAATTGAATTAATAGAGCCTATCAGAAGAGGTATTGTTCACATGCAGGGTTACGGATATGTTGGTGATACTGTAGCAGTAGAAGCAGAATTGATGGCTCAAGTTGCAAAAAATAAAATTGACTAAATGATTCATCAATTAGCGGCCGTAGATAAACGTGCAAAAATTGGCAGAAATGTAGTAGTAGAACCTTTCACAACAATTGCTGCAGATGTGGAGATTGGTGAAGGTACATGGATAGGATCTAATG
Above is a genomic segment from Chryseobacterium mulctrae containing:
- a CDS encoding exopolysaccharide biosynthesis polyprenyl glycosylphosphotransferase, producing MLVYFFKHLPRIFLIIDYIIINFLFVFGKLYFFEYSRTDFAAEYKAQLLLLNISWFVITIITQPYKSLKIKESSLHFNALAKSFSLLILTSVIFLLLVFSVKINYGNIIIYFLLLGFFMTFTRFLFFLYRKKNRVKLGRKLYSFNTVLVGENKLSATLLSNNDLRRALGIRGTYTIVSTETKNKYLGRIDKLFHDLETIKINSIIFCDNDVDVELYKQIVEIAEHKMIRIYMVPDFKYANLGPNYFDVIHEIPFLKLIREPLSNPKKQLLKRTFDIVFSFFVMVFLLSWLIPIVALIVKIESNESVFFLQKRSGLNNEPFNCIKFRSMKSNTNADIQTARKNDARITKFGAFIRKTSIDELPQFINVFLGEMSVVGPRPHMLSQTEMYSKITKKYMTRHIVKPGITGWAQVMGARGEIFSHGDMERRIEKDVWYIQNWSFFLDMKIIFLTLYNIVKGDEQAY
- the rimO gene encoding 30S ribosomal protein S12 methylthiotransferase RimO; the protein is MRTKSVGKKKINIVTLGCSKNVYDSEVLMSQLKANGKEVVHEDRGDIVVINTCGFIDNAKEESINTILDFVEAKNRGEVEKVFVTGCLSERYKPDLIKEIPDVDQYFGTRDLPILLKHLGADYKHELIGERLITTPKHYAYLKISEGCDRPCSFCAIPLMRGGHVSTPIEKLVKEAQKLAKVGVKELILIAQDLTYYGLDIYKKRALGELLKELVKVEGIEWIRLHYAFPSGFPEDVLDIIREEPKVCNYIDIPLQHINSDLLKSMKRGTTHEKTNALLDKFREKVPDMAIRTTLIVGYPGETEERFHELKEWVREQKFDRLGCFTYSHEENTGAYVLEDDIPQEVKEARVEEIMELQSQISWDKNQKRIGEVYKCIFDRKEGNYFVGRTEYDSPDVDNTVLVSAEDTYISIGDFANVKITSAEEFDLYGELV
- a CDS encoding septal ring lytic transglycosylase RlpA family protein — translated: MMKRFILVIIMMISTLGIYSFTNNAVDAKKTSYASYYHDKFNGRKTASGEIFDNSKLTAAHRTLPFGTEIRVTNLNNGKEVIVTVNDRGPFHSSRALDMSKAAFDEIGNTDRGTIPVEFEIVD
- a CDS encoding septal ring lytic transglycosylase RlpA family protein, yielding MMKRFILVIIMMISTLGIYSFTNNAVDAKKTSYASYYHDKFNGRKTASGEIFDNSKLTAAHRTLPFGTVVRITNLNNGKEVIVSINDRGPFHSARALDMSKAAFDEIGNTDRGVILVEYEIVD
- a CDS encoding exodeoxyribonuclease III codes for the protein MRLITYNVNGIRAAFTKDFLGWLKTADPDIICIQESKAGNDQIDIESLEKAGYHSYWHSAQRKGYSGVGIASKTKPNHVEYGCGIESYDNEGRIIRADFDGFSVISVYVPSASNIERLEFKMQFCHDFLEYIKNLKKEIPNLIISGDFNICHQAIDIHNPVGLKNTSGFLPMEREWMTNFIEECELIDSFRFFNNEPDNYTWWSYRQNARANNKGWRLDYNFASYSLKDKLSRAVILKEAVHSDHCPALIEFNL
- a CDS encoding MliC family protein, with the protein product MTKNILAASFVAVLTLAACKKENKTTESSLGSDSIVSSPTDSTNQPASDSLVSNKPESNSEIIKTTLSDKDGKKLDVTFNNTKNTATLVFNGETIELEGQKPASGIWYKNDHYELRGKGNENELHKDGKLIFKSEK
- the porX gene encoding T9SS response regulator signal transducer PorX; this translates as MSNKILWIDDEIDLLKPHIVFLEKKGYVVTPVNNVNEALELIDSEKFDLTLIDENMPGISGLEAIPMIKEKDNALKIVMVTKSEEEHIMEEAIGSQIADYILKPVNPNQILLSLKKNLQEENLVEQKTILQYQQEFRNLSMELSYLRTYQDWAEYYKKIVNWELKFDKVTDNEFADLLQSQKEEANIQFAKFIENNYEDWLNGLDKPMMSHTLFKDKVKPEVEKEKVLLLMVDNLRYDQWKVIEPLFTKYYNKVSEDYYYSILPTATQYARNSFFAGLLPSEIEKRFPEKWFNDNEEGNKNEFERDFLEDQMKRVGLSSKSMKYLKVLNADFERKIYDDFNQHKNNDLLVIVYNFIDILSHAKTDNHIVDQLIRDDKTFRSLTSNWFENSSLIKIIKLAAESGFKLVITTDHGTVYVKKPSRVVGDRETSTNIRYKTGKSLTYDDKDVWAVSNPEKLFLPKGNLSSKYIFAKNNTFLAYPKNYNHFVNYYKETYQHGGISLEECIIPISILEPK
- a CDS encoding HD domain-containing protein, whose protein sequence is MQNKLKIINDPVHGFIKIPHEILFDVIEHPYFQRLRRISQTGLLNLIFPGATHTRFHHAIGAMHLMFTALETLKQKGVAISVEEEKGAMLAILMHDIGHGPFSHALESMLMDDWHHENLSLLLMNRLNEEFDGQLSTAIEMFQGKYHRKFFNQLISSQLDVDRLDYLNRDSFFTGVSEGNINTQRIISMMNVCEEELVIDAKGVYSIENFLTARMFMYWQVYYHKTSALAEFILVKILERAKYLVSEGIDLPATENLKYFLNRGKSAATDEDVERFTQLDDNDIVQAMKLWQKSEDFVLAYWCKCVIQRNFPKTIISSHPFDEKFIEEKINNTNEFFGIDNGGELVHQITRSLLPYDTEKQPIYLLQKSGKVLKLDESEDQLLSGLIVHKTKRYILAFPRM
- the lpxD gene encoding UDP-3-O-(3-hydroxymyristoyl)glucosamine N-acyltransferase translates to MEFTASQIASFIDGKIIGDENALITGVSPIESGESGHLSFVAQDRFAHHLETSQCSVLIVTETLINKDQYNPTIIAVKDAYLSFQILMNLYQEMQGRKEGVEDGSSIHDTAVIGDRVYIGTFTYVSEKAKIGEGTQIFPQVYIGKGVKIGKNCKIDSGARIYDYCIIGDNCVIHSNTVIGGDGFGFQPTPEGFQKIPQLGNVIIEDNVEIGSNCSIDRATIGSTTIGKGTKIDNLIQIAHNVKIGANNVIAAQAGIAGSTTIGDWNQIGGQVGIVGHIKIGNQVKIQAQSGVNSSVNDKDTVYGSPAISYNDYLRSYVHFRNLPELAKRINNLENNSKDHTNE
- a CDS encoding bifunctional UDP-3-O-[3-hydroxymyristoyl] N-acetylglucosamine deacetylase/3-hydroxyacyl-ACP dehydratase; amino-acid sequence: MSDMQKTLQEEVTLSGIGLHTGKEVKLTIKPAKENTGFVFVRTDLEGRPHVEADVNYVVATERGTTLEKLGVKINTCEHLLAALVGCDIDNAVMEMDASEPPILDGSSKFFVEAIESVGIVEQAVAREYLVVKEVLSYSDPATGSEITIIPSDHYEVTTMVDFGTKVLGTQNATLKNISEFKEEISSARTFSFLHELEMLLDHGLIKGGDISNAIVYVDKDLTVETTEKLKKAFGKDHVSIRPNGILDNLTLNYPNEAARHKLLDVIGDLALTGVKIKGKVIANKPGHFVNTQFAKKLNRQWKLQKKKNVPEFDLTKEPVFDINGIMKLMPHRPPFLLIDKILELSDSHVVGLKNVTMNEPFFVGHFPKEPVMPGVLQVEALAQTGGILVLASVPDPENYSTYFIKIDKVKFKRKVVPGDTMIFKIELIEPIRRGIVHMQGYGYVGDTVAVEAELMAQVAKNKID